In the genome of Pediococcus claussenii ATCC BAA-344, one region contains:
- a CDS encoding transglycosylase domain-containing protein, translating into MAKIIAWLKPIFKVINRFIKKYWHRYQITRWIIVFFLGIFFAMSAYLTFEAKTANVGDLKAALSKSTVIYDDDNSKAGSLYSQKGTWVDLDKISPNVQNAVISTEDRNFYKEHGFSIKGIGRAAVLFAMNKLLGRDYISGGGSTLTQQLVKNAFLSQQQTFSRKARELFLSVEVENVYSKQDILAMYLNNAYFGNGVWGVQDAAKRYFGVSASELSVPQSAVIAGMLTNPSGFNPVDHPTNAKDRRNVVLGLMEENGKISASQEKTYQQEPVLTANTYHYEDTYKYPYYFDSVISEAINRYGLTEADIMNRGYKIYTYLDQSKQTGMEQTFDNAANFPSNATDGTMVQASSVAVDPKNGGVEAVVGGRGKHVFRGFNRATQIKRQPGSTLKPIAVYAPAIEDGYSYDSNLQDKLTSYGSNNYRPANYNDQYSGKLPMYQALEQSKNAPAVWLLNKIGVNKGYDSVEKFGLHPESGDKNLAMALGGLTKGVSPLQLAGAYTAFANDGNLAQTGFIRKIVDASGNVIVNNQPSTKKIISTKVSKEMTSMMLGVYNDSAGTGYGAEPAGYTIAGKTGSTEADGTGSADATKDKWMVGYTPDIVVATWEGFDDTNKAHHLENITGVGMNGLFRSEMGAILPSTKGTKFDTQMASTLAQNSGSPSNLWDDIQNGTSSIQDSISQGTNTVRDKAEEWFNDAKNFITGH; encoded by the coding sequence ATGGCAAAGATCATTGCTTGGCTAAAACCAATTTTTAAAGTGATAAATAGATTCATAAAAAAATATTGGCATCGTTATCAGATTACTAGATGGATAATTGTCTTTTTTTTAGGAATATTTTTTGCAATGAGTGCGTATCTTACATTTGAAGCTAAAACAGCCAATGTTGGTGATTTAAAGGCTGCTTTATCAAAATCAACTGTGATTTACGATGACGACAATAGTAAGGCGGGAAGTCTATATTCGCAAAAGGGAACATGGGTCGATTTAGATAAGATTTCTCCCAATGTGCAAAATGCCGTAATATCAACTGAGGATCGAAATTTTTATAAAGAGCACGGTTTCTCAATTAAAGGTATTGGAAGAGCTGCGGTTCTGTTTGCAATGAATAAGTTACTTGGGCGCGACTATATTTCTGGTGGTGGAAGTACGCTTACTCAACAGTTGGTAAAAAATGCATTTTTGTCTCAGCAACAGACCTTCTCACGAAAGGCACGTGAGTTGTTTTTATCAGTAGAAGTTGAAAATGTATATTCTAAGCAAGACATACTTGCTATGTACCTGAATAATGCGTATTTTGGTAACGGGGTCTGGGGAGTTCAGGATGCCGCAAAACGGTATTTTGGAGTTAGCGCCTCTGAACTATCAGTACCACAATCTGCTGTTATTGCTGGAATGTTAACTAATCCAAGTGGCTTTAATCCAGTGGATCATCCTACCAATGCCAAAGATAGACGGAACGTAGTATTGGGATTGATGGAGGAAAATGGGAAGATTTCGGCTTCTCAGGAGAAAACATATCAGCAAGAGCCTGTTCTCACGGCTAACACGTATCATTATGAAGACACATATAAATATCCATATTACTTTGATTCTGTTATTAGCGAGGCAATCAATCGCTATGGTTTAACGGAAGCTGATATTATGAACCGTGGGTATAAAATTTATACCTACTTAGATCAAAGTAAACAGACGGGAATGGAACAAACCTTTGATAATGCTGCAAACTTCCCAAGTAACGCAACAGACGGAACTATGGTACAGGCTTCATCAGTTGCAGTAGATCCAAAAAATGGTGGAGTGGAAGCAGTTGTCGGTGGGCGTGGGAAGCATGTTTTCCGTGGCTTTAATCGAGCAACACAAATTAAACGCCAACCAGGCTCAACTTTGAAACCAATTGCAGTTTATGCCCCGGCGATTGAAGATGGTTATTCGTATGACTCTAATTTACAAGATAAGTTAACAAGTTATGGGTCCAATAATTATAGACCGGCTAATTACAATGATCAGTACTCCGGTAAATTACCAATGTATCAGGCATTAGAGCAAAGCAAAAATGCACCCGCTGTTTGGTTATTGAATAAAATTGGTGTAAATAAGGGTTACGATTCAGTTGAGAAATTCGGATTACATCCTGAAAGTGGGGATAAAAATCTCGCTATGGCGCTGGGCGGATTAACAAAAGGAGTTTCGCCACTTCAATTAGCTGGAGCTTACACAGCTTTTGCAAATGATGGTAATCTCGCACAAACCGGTTTCATAAGAAAGATTGTTGATGCTTCTGGCAACGTGATTGTAAATAATCAACCTAGTACAAAGAAGATTATCTCAACTAAAGTTTCTAAAGAAATGACGAGTATGATGCTTGGGGTTTACAATGATTCTGCTGGGACCGGTTATGGAGCTGAACCGGCCGGTTATACAATTGCTGGTAAGACGGGTTCAACAGAAGCGGATGGAACTGGATCGGCGGATGCAACAAAAGATAAGTGGATGGTTGGTTATACACCTGATATTGTTGTTGCAACGTGGGAAGGCTTTGATGATACTAATAAAGCTCACCATTTAGAGAACATAACTGGGGTCGGTATGAACGGGCTTTTTAGAAGTGAAATGGGTGCAATTTTACCAAGTACAAAAGGAACTAAATTTGATACACAGATGGCTTCTACATTAGCGCAAAATTCAGGTTCACCTTCTAATTTATGGGATGATATCCAAAATGGAACATCGTCAATTCAAGATAGTATCTCGCAAGGAACCAATACAGTTAGAGATAAGGCTGAAGAGTGGTTTAATGACGCTAAAAACTTTATCACTGGACACTAG
- a CDS encoding arginine repressor, with protein MKKETRQKLIVDVISEQEIETQADLIQLLEKAGVQVTQATLSRDIRELGIVKQADITGDQYYRVPQPDKNIHSDVLPDAFEESVLEVTQVQFVNIIKTTPNDGNRIAAVLDDAKLGEIKGTLAGYDTVITFSSDAESAISLNKILKYYI; from the coding sequence ATGAAAAAAGAAACGCGACAAAAGTTAATTGTTGATGTGATTTCTGAGCAAGAAATCGAAACACAGGCTGATCTAATTCAGTTATTGGAAAAGGCTGGTGTACAAGTTACGCAAGCAACTCTTTCAAGAGATATTCGAGAGTTGGGGATTGTTAAACAGGCTGATATAACTGGGGATCAGTATTACCGTGTGCCTCAGCCTGACAAAAATATTCATAGTGATGTTTTACCAGATGCCTTTGAGGAAAGTGTTTTAGAGGTTACACAGGTACAATTTGTGAATATTATTAAGACCACACCGAATGATGGAAATCGAATAGCTGCGGTTTTGGATGATGCTAAACTTGGAGAAATTAAAGGAACTTTAGCGGGATATGATACAGTTATTACGTTTAGTAGTGACGCAGAAAGTGCAATTTCTTTGAATAAAATTTTAAAATATTATATTTGA
- a CDS encoding Crp/Fnr family transcriptional regulator, whose translation MDQVFTTKEQIYQYLVQHQDFKCLDANVLRDLADKATLRVVKRGKKIFNQGKHVKSSYCIVEGHVKIRKLNLEGVPTFITYLEPQAFFSIRTLFGRSEIHHYAADAICDVLLIEIPHQIVRGLVQTQVTFSRALLNRVHQMFDTVERRMQEIGSSSAQVRIEQTVFLLKENHARYIKETIRIPFKISLAELALMSGTTRETTSQVVKKMEHENTIKYQNKIFSFVG comes from the coding sequence ATGGACCAAGTTTTCACAACGAAAGAACAGATATATCAGTATTTGGTGCAACATCAGGATTTTAAGTGTTTGGACGCTAATGTTTTACGCGATTTAGCAGACAAAGCTACGTTGCGTGTTGTTAAACGCGGGAAAAAGATTTTTAACCAAGGCAAACACGTAAAATCCTCATATTGCATTGTAGAGGGACATGTTAAGATTAGAAAACTGAACTTAGAAGGGGTTCCAACCTTCATTACATATTTGGAACCTCAAGCATTTTTTTCCATTCGAACTTTATTCGGGCGTAGTGAGATTCATCATTATGCCGCCGATGCAATCTGTGATGTGTTACTTATTGAAATTCCGCACCAAATCGTAAGAGGACTTGTTCAGACTCAAGTGACATTTTCACGGGCTCTTTTAAACAGGGTGCATCAAATGTTTGATACGGTTGAACGTCGGATGCAAGAAATTGGTAGTTCGTCTGCACAAGTTAGAATAGAGCAAACTGTTTTTCTTCTAAAAGAAAATCATGCAAGGTACATTAAAGAAACTATTCGAATACCATTTAAAATTAGTTTAGCTGAACTTGCATTAATGAGTGGTACAACGCGAGAAACAACTAGTCAAGTTGTTAAAAAAATGGAGCATGAAAATACTATAAAGTACCAAAATAAAATATTTTCATTTGTTGGTTAG
- the argS gene encoding arginine--tRNA ligase, which translates to MDYKNLVVDALEPVLDGANQKDIYDRIEVPKESKMGDYAFPTFTLAKTMHKAPQIIAQEISEKIDQVKFEKVEVAGPYLNFFLDKKSFSNEVLTTVMKQKASYGQNEDGKGGKVPIDMSSPNIAKPISMGHLRSTVIGNSLALILEKNGYSPVKINHLGDWGTQFGKLITAYKLWGSEEEVKADPINKLLEYYVRFHKEDQKNPELDDIARDWFKKLENGDEEAITLWKWFRSESLKSFKYIYDKLGITFDSFNGEAFYNDKMDEVVELLEDKGLLKESQGAQVVDLEKYNLNPALIKKTDGATLYITRDLAAAIYRYRTYDFVQSLYVVGAEQTNHFKQLKAVLKEMGYDWSDNIHHIPFGLITLNGKKLSTRSGRVVLLDEVLNDAIKLASQQISEKNPDLKDAKQVANDVGVGAVIFHDLKNERTNSFDFNLAEVVRFEGETGPYVQYTRARAESILRKAGDIEIDENISISDTNAWETLKALESFPNTIKRAALAYEPSIIAKYALALAKAFNKYYANSKVLTNDQELGARIALVKSVSMVLKESLRLLGVKSPQEM; encoded by the coding sequence ATGGATTATAAAAATTTGGTAGTAGATGCTTTAGAACCAGTATTAGACGGGGCTAATCAGAAAGATATTTATGACAGAATTGAAGTCCCAAAAGAATCGAAGATGGGGGATTATGCGTTTCCAACGTTTACCTTGGCAAAGACAATGCACAAAGCACCACAAATAATTGCACAGGAAATATCGGAAAAAATCGATCAAGTTAAGTTTGAAAAGGTTGAAGTGGCTGGACCATACCTTAATTTCTTTTTAGATAAGAAGTCATTTAGCAACGAAGTTTTAACGACTGTAATGAAACAAAAAGCATCCTACGGACAAAATGAAGATGGAAAAGGTGGAAAGGTGCCAATTGACATGTCATCACCTAACATTGCAAAGCCAATTTCAATGGGGCATCTACGTTCAACAGTAATCGGAAATTCGCTGGCATTGATTTTAGAGAAAAATGGTTATAGCCCAGTAAAGATTAATCATTTAGGTGATTGGGGTACGCAATTTGGAAAGCTGATTACAGCATACAAACTGTGGGGATCAGAAGAAGAAGTTAAGGCAGATCCGATTAACAAACTTTTAGAGTATTACGTACGTTTTCATAAAGAAGATCAAAAAAATCCGGAATTGGATGATATTGCGCGAGATTGGTTTAAAAAGTTAGAAAATGGTGACGAGGAAGCAATCACACTATGGAAATGGTTTAGATCTGAATCATTAAAATCATTTAAGTATATTTATGACAAGTTGGGTATAACCTTTGATTCATTCAATGGAGAAGCATTTTATAATGATAAAATGGACGAAGTCGTTGAATTGCTTGAAGATAAGGGATTACTTAAAGAAAGCCAAGGCGCTCAAGTTGTTGATCTTGAAAAATACAATTTAAATCCGGCTCTAATTAAAAAAACTGACGGTGCAACATTATATATTACGAGAGATCTTGCAGCAGCAATCTATCGTTATCGCACTTATGATTTTGTACAATCACTTTATGTGGTTGGAGCAGAACAAACTAATCATTTTAAACAGCTAAAGGCTGTCCTAAAGGAAATGGGTTATGATTGGTCAGATAATATTCATCATATTCCTTTTGGATTGATTACGCTGAATGGTAAGAAATTATCAACAAGATCCGGTAGAGTTGTTCTGTTAGACGAGGTTTTAAATGATGCAATTAAACTTGCTAGTCAACAAATTTCTGAAAAAAATCCTGATTTAAAGGATGCAAAACAGGTTGCAAATGATGTCGGTGTTGGGGCAGTTATTTTTCATGACCTAAAAAATGAACGCACGAATTCATTCGACTTTAATTTAGCAGAAGTTGTTAGATTTGAAGGTGAAACTGGACCATACGTTCAATATACGAGAGCACGTGCCGAGAGTATTTTGAGAAAAGCTGGTGACATCGAAATCGATGAAAATATTTCCATTAGCGATACAAATGCATGGGAAACTTTGAAAGCACTAGAAAGTTTTCCCAATACAATAAAACGAGCTGCATTAGCTTATGAGCCCTCAATTATCGCAAAATATGCATTGGCATTGGCTAAAGCATTTAATAAGTATTATGCTAATTCAAAGGTTTTAACTAATGATCAAGAACTAGGTGCAAGAATTGCTTTGGTTAAAAGTGTGTCAATGGTTTTAAAGGAATCATTGCGTCTTCTAGGTGTTAAATCACCACAAGAAATGTAA